From a region of the Paenibacillus segetis genome:
- a CDS encoding AAA family ATPase → MRLEKLQVSGFGHLHGVDVEMHSPMTVLYGPNEAGKSTLLGFVRSMLFGIPTRASGALRYEPTQGGIHGGMLTVMGEDGARWSIERYAGHADGKVLSGTRGDRLRITRSDQEGHLRELTQEEMQRDLLGGMSKEMFKQLFAVSLSELQEVSALQSEEMSRFLFHAGIGGGSTVLRGEKKLVQEMDKLYRPRGRNQEIAQMMQSLERIRQEAEGIKSLLPRYNEVLVELEDVESRLTKCTEQRSLSGKETSKLQQAVEIRSHWLKREALRAELTALPHLQEFPEQGLIRWEALQEEKERLLLEIKENVRRNDALRSEMDSLSIDQELLDRAGEINSLATRLPSYESRVRQLAELEAEALSLRGQLGQCLRSINPAWNNEDLQSFTGTVSEREAVRRYVNRFAEYDKEMERLQNERFKLEREVTSLKSTYTAAVSRMEESKALGMSQFDVLISQDRNEIRSQWSVIKLELERWRELSMSSLLETRTTAAEVMVQERMRSLYYRLLGGSATLTVVLPIGLWLTTHSIWNAVIGGGTLLLLDLFIWIGFRGNKSSGRSSSRRSGSTGNSGSATSAEERLNKLLTTFIRHPLSAAGRAVGNTSLKDVPNWEQEERQLRQMMEGWYLWDQRHESLETESLNCRGRVLAAVDELHDLERELSRREAAFDDLAQEWEAWLLERKLPRDHSPEATLEIFRLTEQGGELLSRLEGLSHKISALQKENEEFESSCLSLRGDIFTQANAHTAVSQLQKVIVELENQQALKSRWDSLFIRMAPLAEERGRYDDRLNRVMSMEQHLLAEAQAKDGEDYLRLGANAAKCEILMKEIRQCDLVMFGGLEDEKKEQLELLLRSLSEEELEHCLKEARITAADIEKDWQNLQERRGRLLHEQESLEARGKQEDLSQQFAEHKAALSESIDKYAVMAVCNELISRVRRIYEEERQPEVLRLASDYFAEMTGGVYRRIVLKMGSQELMAEHREHGPIESTYLSRGSAEQLYLAMRLALSEAVSGQGKLPILLDDLFVNFDASRLAGALSVLKGVSSRHQVIMMTCHKHVVDEVLATIPTAEIIHL, encoded by the coding sequence ATGAGACTGGAGAAGCTACAGGTGAGTGGATTTGGACACCTGCACGGCGTTGACGTGGAAATGCACAGTCCTATGACGGTCCTCTACGGTCCAAATGAGGCGGGAAAGAGTACGCTTCTAGGTTTCGTTCGTTCCATGTTGTTTGGCATTCCTACCCGGGCTTCTGGCGCTTTACGATACGAGCCTACGCAAGGTGGCATACACGGTGGGATGTTGACTGTGATGGGCGAGGATGGGGCTCGTTGGAGTATAGAGCGATATGCTGGACATGCGGATGGAAAGGTCTTGTCTGGAACGAGGGGCGATCGCTTGCGGATCACAAGGAGTGATCAAGAAGGGCATCTTCGTGAATTAACGCAGGAGGAAATGCAGCGAGATCTGCTTGGTGGCATGTCTAAGGAAATGTTCAAGCAGTTGTTTGCTGTGTCTCTTAGTGAATTACAGGAGGTATCGGCACTTCAATCTGAAGAGATGAGTCGTTTTTTATTTCACGCGGGAATTGGTGGCGGATCGACGGTTCTACGTGGGGAGAAGAAGCTAGTACAAGAGATGGATAAATTGTACAGGCCCCGTGGCCGTAATCAAGAAATTGCCCAGATGATGCAATCATTAGAGCGGATCCGTCAAGAAGCCGAGGGTATTAAATCATTATTGCCAAGGTATAACGAAGTATTGGTTGAATTGGAAGATGTGGAGTCCAGACTGACAAAGTGCACTGAGCAGCGCTCTCTAAGTGGGAAAGAAACAAGTAAGCTTCAACAGGCAGTAGAGATACGAAGTCATTGGCTTAAACGTGAAGCACTGCGAGCTGAGCTCACGGCTCTACCTCACCTTCAAGAATTTCCGGAGCAAGGTTTGATTCGCTGGGAAGCACTGCAGGAGGAGAAGGAGCGATTACTCCTAGAGATCAAAGAAAATGTAAGGCGTAACGATGCCTTGCGATCGGAGATGGACTCACTTTCAATAGATCAAGAACTCTTAGACCGGGCGGGAGAAATAAACTCATTGGCAACTCGATTGCCAAGTTATGAATCAAGGGTTCGTCAGCTAGCAGAACTAGAGGCGGAGGCATTAAGTCTTCGAGGCCAACTTGGTCAATGTCTTCGTAGCATTAATCCGGCATGGAATAACGAGGATTTACAGTCCTTTACGGGTACGGTAAGTGAAAGAGAAGCCGTACGTCGATATGTGAATCGTTTTGCAGAGTACGACAAGGAAATGGAGCGGCTGCAGAATGAACGATTCAAATTGGAGCGAGAAGTAACTTCCCTAAAGTCGACATACACAGCTGCGGTCTCGCGGATGGAAGAGAGCAAGGCTCTGGGAATGAGTCAGTTTGATGTTCTTATTTCACAAGATCGAAATGAGATTCGAAGTCAATGGAGTGTGATAAAGCTTGAGCTAGAACGCTGGCGCGAGTTATCCATGTCCAGTCTGCTTGAAACGAGGACTACGGCTGCGGAAGTGATGGTCCAGGAGCGTATGCGTTCGTTGTATTACCGTTTACTTGGTGGAAGTGCGACCTTGACCGTGGTGTTACCTATAGGGCTTTGGTTGACAACTCACTCGATCTGGAATGCTGTGATTGGCGGTGGGACTCTCCTATTGTTGGACCTATTTATTTGGATCGGCTTTAGAGGTAATAAATCTTCCGGTAGGTCCTCTTCACGGCGTTCTGGTAGTACTGGAAATTCCGGAAGCGCAACCTCAGCGGAAGAACGGCTAAATAAGTTATTGACTACATTTATTCGGCATCCTTTGTCTGCGGCAGGACGAGCTGTGGGGAATACATCACTTAAGGATGTTCCGAATTGGGAGCAAGAAGAGCGACAACTGCGTCAGATGATGGAAGGCTGGTATCTATGGGATCAGCGTCATGAATCTTTGGAGACTGAAAGTTTAAATTGCCGCGGACGAGTCCTAGCGGCGGTGGATGAATTACATGACTTAGAGCGAGAATTATCTCGCCGTGAAGCTGCTTTCGATGATCTAGCGCAGGAATGGGAAGCTTGGTTACTCGAGCGTAAATTACCAAGGGACCATTCTCCAGAAGCTACCTTGGAAATCTTCCGTCTTACGGAGCAGGGTGGAGAGTTGCTTAGTCGACTTGAGGGATTGTCTCATAAAATAAGCGCGCTACAGAAGGAAAATGAAGAGTTTGAGTCCAGTTGCCTATCTCTTCGAGGAGATATATTTACTCAAGCAAATGCACACACTGCAGTTTCACAGCTACAGAAAGTAATAGTGGAACTAGAAAACCAACAAGCCTTGAAATCTCGCTGGGATAGCTTGTTTATACGAATGGCTCCTTTAGCAGAGGAACGAGGGCGTTATGACGATCGACTGAACCGGGTCATGAGTATGGAGCAACATTTACTGGCGGAGGCTCAAGCCAAGGATGGGGAGGATTACCTTCGTCTTGGGGCAAATGCTGCTAAATGTGAAATCCTAATGAAGGAGATTCGGCAATGTGATCTTGTTATGTTCGGTGGGTTAGAAGATGAGAAGAAGGAACAACTGGAGCTATTGTTAAGAAGCCTCTCTGAGGAGGAACTTGAACATTGTTTGAAGGAAGCGCGTATTACAGCGGCTGATATAGAAAAGGACTGGCAGAACCTTCAGGAAAGACGTGGCAGGCTGCTACACGAGCAGGAAAGTTTAGAGGCTCGTGGTAAGCAGGAGGATCTAAGCCAGCAATTTGCTGAGCACAAGGCAGCTTTGAGTGAGAGCATTGATAAATATGCCGTAATGGCAGTATGCAATGAATTGATCTCACGTGTTCGGCGAATATATGAGGAAGAGCGACAACCTGAAGTATTGAGGCTGGCTTCGGACTATTTTGCAGAAATGACAGGTGGCGTATATCGCAGGATTGTTCTGAAAATGGGTAGCCAGGAACTTATGGCAGAACATCGTGAACATGGACCGATTGAAAGTACTTATCTAAGTCGGGGAAGTGCAGAACAGTTATACCTAGCGATGAGGCTCGCACTTTCAGAGGCTGTTTCAGGACAGGGAAAACTCCCTATCCTACTCGATGACTTGTTTGTCAATTTCGATGCCTCTCGTTTAGCAGGAGCGTTATCCGTCTTGAAAGGTGTGTCCAGCAGACATCAAGTCATCATGATGACGTGTCACAAACACGTTGTAGATGAGGTGCTGGCAACCATCCCAACTGCGGAGATTATACATCTATAG
- a CDS encoding YkvI family membrane protein has product MKNAVKVLQISFTYIGTVVGAGFATGQEILQFFTKYGKWGVLTIILATILFIWLGTKMMLLANKIKATSYEDLNRSLFGNTIGRWLSLFTLIVLIGVNSVMLAGAGSVFTEHLGFYYQTGLVVTIVSTYLLLGRGIKGVMQLNSIVVPMMLILSLTIIFNTMGSPDAAHFVTLTTDKSFLATWASPLMYTAFNLSMAQAVLVPIGSHTKSRKVIIWGGVLGGAGVGFMLMAGHFALSAYMPGIVQYEIPMGNIAEQLGTAVQLIYILLIFMEIFSTFVADIYGVTLQLKQYINISPKIISIFILLLCYLTSQFGFSSLLAVLYPTFGLFSLLWAVMLAVYKPKKT; this is encoded by the coding sequence ATGAAAAATGCCGTAAAAGTTCTACAAATTTCTTTTACCTATATCGGCACCGTCGTCGGAGCCGGTTTTGCTACGGGTCAAGAGATACTCCAATTCTTTACGAAATACGGAAAATGGGGTGTTCTTACCATAATCCTAGCAACGATCCTATTCATCTGGCTGGGTACCAAAATGATGCTACTGGCCAACAAAATAAAAGCAACATCATATGAAGACTTAAATCGAAGCTTATTTGGAAATACCATCGGCCGTTGGCTCAGCTTGTTCACACTTATCGTTCTGATTGGAGTAAATAGTGTCATGCTAGCCGGAGCTGGATCGGTATTTACAGAACATCTTGGATTTTACTATCAAACTGGGCTTGTTGTCACCATAGTCAGTACTTATTTGTTACTTGGTAGAGGAATCAAAGGTGTGATGCAGCTCAACTCCATCGTGGTTCCAATGATGCTTATCCTGTCGCTCACGATTATTTTTAATACGATGGGATCACCCGACGCTGCTCACTTCGTCACTCTCACTACGGATAAGAGCTTTTTAGCCACATGGGCTTCCCCACTTATGTATACTGCTTTTAACCTTTCTATGGCCCAAGCTGTGCTTGTACCGATTGGGAGCCATACAAAAAGTCGCAAAGTTATCATCTGGGGAGGTGTGCTAGGTGGAGCTGGTGTCGGATTCATGCTTATGGCCGGTCATTTCGCCTTATCTGCTTATATGCCTGGAATCGTTCAGTACGAAATTCCAATGGGTAATATCGCCGAACAATTAGGTACCGCAGTTCAATTAATTTACATTTTACTTATTTTCATGGAAATCTTCAGTACGTTTGTCGCCGACATTTATGGAGTAACCTTACAACTCAAACAATATATTAACATTTCGCCCAAAATCATCTCGATATTTATTCTGCTTCTATGTTATTTGACCAGTCAGTTCGGCTTCAGCTCGCTGCTAGCGGTGTTATATCCAACCTTCGGATTGTTTAGTCTACTATGGGCAGTCATGCTAGCCGTATATAAGCCAAAAAAAACATAA
- a CDS encoding DedA family protein translates to MMNEVMSYLAQYGYLAMFGLLSLGFLGVPVPDETLVMTFGGLTASGHFTFWITFMVAVLGSLSGMMLSYTLGRVIGKPLLYKYGKWIWITPKRLKQTETWFTRFGTWSILIGYFIPGIRQVTSYLSGVYQLKLRVYVLYAGIGSIVWCGTFMLIGRALGHRWHRIMPYVHGHRRFLIVMSVIFLVIIISAAVVWITRKQQVTSEEPVS, encoded by the coding sequence ATGATGAATGAAGTCATGTCTTATCTCGCGCAGTACGGTTATCTCGCTATGTTTGGCTTACTTTCATTAGGATTTCTGGGTGTTCCGGTCCCTGATGAAACTTTGGTTATGACATTTGGTGGATTAACGGCTTCAGGTCATTTTACATTCTGGATTACTTTTATGGTTGCTGTATTGGGCAGCTTGTCGGGAATGATGCTTAGTTATACTTTAGGACGCGTCATTGGCAAGCCTCTTCTTTATAAATATGGGAAATGGATATGGATCACGCCGAAACGTTTGAAGCAAACAGAGACTTGGTTTACACGGTTCGGTACTTGGAGTATATTGATCGGTTATTTTATTCCTGGAATTCGTCAGGTGACATCATATTTATCCGGTGTATATCAGTTGAAACTTCGGGTTTATGTCCTTTATGCTGGAATAGGATCTATTGTTTGGTGCGGTACATTTATGTTAATTGGACGGGCTTTAGGACATCGTTGGCATCGAATTATGCCGTATGTACATGGTCATAGACGATTCCTTATCGTGATGTCTGTCATTTTTTTAGTGATTATCATTAGTGCGGCTGTAGTATGGATAACACGTAAACAACAGGTAACAAGTGAGGAACCTGTCTCTTAA
- a CDS encoding xanthine phosphoribosyltransferase yields MEKLKQRIVKDGVVVSDQVLKLDALLNHQVDPQLMMELGKEFAERFRNDGVTRVVTVESSGISIAFATAYELGVPLIFARRKKTLLAEADMLCERVPSFTKGIVTDILISREFISENDRILFIDDIIANGDAARGLIKIIGRSGAELVGAGIVVEKAFQPGAQAIRELGIRLESLAVISSLEGGKITFADE; encoded by the coding sequence ATGGAGAAATTAAAGCAAAGAATTGTGAAAGATGGTGTGGTTGTCTCGGATCAGGTGCTGAAGCTGGATGCACTTCTGAACCACCAGGTGGACCCACAATTGATGATGGAATTAGGTAAGGAGTTTGCAGAGCGGTTTCGTAATGACGGTGTGACGCGGGTAGTGACGGTAGAATCATCGGGTATTTCAATCGCATTTGCGACAGCTTATGAATTAGGAGTTCCATTGATTTTTGCTCGGCGGAAGAAGACACTTCTTGCGGAGGCGGATATGTTGTGCGAACGGGTACCGTCATTCACAAAGGGGATCGTAACCGATATTTTGATTTCACGTGAGTTTATTTCAGAGAATGATCGAATTTTGTTCATCGATGATATCATTGCCAACGGGGATGCTGCACGTGGGTTGATCAAAATTATTGGGCGTTCTGGAGCTGAGCTGGTTGGGGCTGGGATTGTGGTGGAGAAAGCTTTTCAACCTGGTGCACAAGCGATTCGTGAGCTAGGAATTCGGCTTGAATCACTTGCAGTCATTTCTTCATTAGAAGGTGGCAAGATCACATTCGCTGATGAATAA